One genomic segment of Caldimonas brevitalea includes these proteins:
- the tnpC gene encoding IS66 family transposase, whose product MATVTGDDLDTLDVQQLREALRATRAELAFKQAVIDKLTHENAVLKRLKFAAKSEAYTPEQKSLLDETLDTDLAAVAAEIGALQPVANQRVEDKRQPKRQPLPAHLPRREIRHEPQNTICGCGQAMQRIGEDIAEKLDYQPGVFTVQRHIRGKWVCTCCEKLVQVPVAPHVIDKGLPTCGLLAQVLVAKYLDHLPLYRQEAIFERAGHALARSTLAQWVGECGVQLQPLVDALAQELLRQPVLHADETPVAMLKPGHGKTHRAYLWSYCTTQFNPMKAVVFDFADSRGGQHVRSFLGLPGTPEKPGWQGQLVTDDFSGYKACFELGVTEVGCMAHARRKFHELWANHQSQVAEQALKFFGELYDVERDVADVDIATRLEARRRRSRPGANALHQWLRQQRQKIPDGSATARAIDYSLNRCVALTRFLDDGDLPIDNNWVENQIRPIALGRSNWLFAGSLRAGKRAATVMSLLHSARINGHEPYAYMCDVLERLPLQPASRIDELLPHRWGPKLRTNRGE is encoded by the coding sequence ATGGCCACCGTGACCGGCGACGACCTCGACACCCTCGATGTACAGCAGCTGCGCGAAGCCCTGCGGGCAACGCGTGCCGAGCTGGCCTTCAAGCAGGCCGTCATCGACAAGCTCACCCACGAGAACGCTGTGCTCAAGCGGCTGAAGTTCGCCGCCAAGAGCGAGGCGTACACACCCGAGCAGAAGAGCCTGCTGGACGAGACGTTGGACACCGACTTGGCGGCCGTCGCCGCCGAGATCGGGGCACTGCAGCCGGTCGCGAACCAGCGCGTCGAGGACAAGCGGCAACCCAAGCGCCAGCCACTACCGGCACACCTGCCGCGGCGGGAGATCCGCCACGAGCCGCAGAACACCATCTGTGGCTGCGGCCAGGCGATGCAGCGCATCGGCGAAGACATTGCCGAGAAGCTGGACTACCAGCCGGGCGTGTTCACGGTGCAGCGCCACATCCGCGGCAAATGGGTCTGCACCTGTTGCGAGAAGCTGGTGCAGGTGCCGGTGGCACCGCACGTAATCGACAAGGGGCTGCCCACCTGTGGCCTGCTCGCCCAGGTGCTGGTGGCCAAGTACCTCGACCACCTCCCGCTGTACCGCCAGGAAGCCATCTTCGAGCGCGCTGGGCATGCACTCGCCCGCTCGACACTCGCGCAGTGGGTGGGCGAGTGCGGCGTCCAATTGCAACCGCTGGTCGATGCGTTGGCCCAGGAACTGCTGCGCCAGCCGGTGCTGCACGCCGACGAGACGCCGGTGGCGATGCTCAAGCCGGGCCACGGCAAAACGCACCGGGCGTACTTGTGGAGCTACTGCACCACCCAGTTCAACCCGATGAAGGCGGTGGTGTTCGACTTCGCCGACAGCCGCGGCGGCCAGCATGTGCGGTCCTTCCTCGGACTGCCTGGCACACCCGAGAAGCCGGGCTGGCAGGGGCAGCTCGTCACCGACGACTTCAGCGGCTACAAGGCCTGCTTCGAGCTGGGCGTGACCGAGGTGGGCTGCATGGCGCACGCACGGCGCAAGTTCCATGAGCTGTGGGCCAACCACCAGAGCCAGGTCGCCGAGCAGGCGCTGAAGTTCTTCGGCGAACTCTACGACGTGGAGCGCGACGTGGCCGACGTCGACATTGCGACCCGACTCGAGGCCCGGCGCCGACGATCACGACCGGGGGCCAACGCGCTTCATCAGTGGCTGCGGCAGCAGCGGCAGAAGATACCCGATGGCTCGGCCACCGCGCGTGCGATCGACTACAGCCTCAACCGCTGCGTGGCGTTGACGCGCTTCCTGGATGACGGGGATCTGCCGATCGACAACAACTGGGTCGAGAACCAGATCCGGCCGATTGCGCTCGGGCGCTCGAACTGGCTGTTTGCCGGGAGCCTGCGAGCGGGCAAGCGCGCCGCCACGGTGATGAGCCTGCTGCACTCGGCGCGCATCAATGGGCATGAACCCTACGCGTACATGTGCGACGTGCTGGAGCGGTTGCCGCTGCAGCCGGCGAGCCGGATCGACGAGCTACTGCCGCATCGGTGGGGTCCTAAGCTGCGGACGAACCGCGGCGAGTAG
- a CDS encoding IS3 family transposase (programmed frameshift), whose product MRKSKFSESQIVAILKEGEAGMLVAEVCRKHGISAATYYAWKSKYAGATVSDLTRMRELEAENARLKRMYADLALENAAIKDVLSKKFLTPSAKRQVVQVMVTEHRLSIARACTAAGLSRAAYYKTPVLPQEKDAEVIDALNGMVQRNGRWGFWKCFDRLRLDGRPWNHKRVWRVYCELGLNLPRRTKKRIPKRERIPLAAGAFINEGWALDFMHDVLYDGRRFRTLNVIDEANREALAVEVSQSIPSTLLIRTLDRLIEWYGAPKAIRMDNGPEMTSHEFVQWAQRKGIALNYIEPGEPNQNAYIERFNKTYRTEVLDAYLFSSIEHVKAITEEWLTQYNEYRPHDSLGGIPPRQFMPRLTTTTAADFRNQLSA is encoded by the exons ATGAGAAAGAGCAAGTTCAGCGAGAGCCAGATCGTGGCGATCCTGAAGGAAGGGGAAGCCGGGATGCTGGTTGCCGAGGTGTGTCGCAAGCACGGCATCAGCGCGGCGACGTACTACGCGTGGAAGAGCAAGTACGCCGGCGCGACGGTGTCGGACCTCACGCGCATGCGCGAGCTCGAAGCGGAGAACGCGCGACTGAAGCGCATGTACGCGGATCTGGCGCTGGAGAACGCAGCCATCAAGGACGTGCTGTCAAAAAAAT TTCTGACGCCGTCCGCGAAGCGACAGGTGGTGCAGGTCATGGTGACCGAGCACCGCTTGTCGATCGCGCGAGCCTGCACGGCCGCAGGCTTGTCGCGGGCGGCGTACTACAAGACGCCGGTCTTGCCGCAGGAGAAGGATGCCGAGGTGATCGATGCGCTCAACGGCATGGTGCAGAGGAACGGGCGCTGGGGGTTCTGGAAGTGCTTTGACCGGCTGCGCCTGGATGGTCGGCCCTGGAACCATAAGCGGGTTTGGCGCGTGTACTGTGAGCTGGGGCTGAACCTGCCGCGGCGCACGAAGAAGCGCATTCCCAAGCGAGAACGGATTCCGCTGGCCGCTGGCGCCTTTATCAACGAGGGCTGGGCGCTGGACTTCATGCACGACGTGCTGTACGACGGGCGTCGATTCCGCACGCTCAACGTGATCGACGAGGCCAACCGCGAGGCGTTGGCCGTCGAGGTGTCGCAGTCCATTCCGTCGACATTGCTGATCAGGACACTGGATCGGCTGATCGAGTGGTATGGAGCGCCGAAGGCGATCCGCATGGACAACGGCCCGGAGATGACCAGCCACGAGTTCGTGCAATGGGCGCAGCGCAAGGGGATCGCGCTGAACTACATCGAGCCCGGCGAGCCGAACCAGAACGCGTACATCGAACGGTTCAACAAGACCTACCGCACCGAGGTGCTCGACGCCTACCTGTTCAGCTCGATTGAGCACGTGAAGGCGATCACCGAGGAGTGGCTGACCCAGTACAACGAGTACCGACCGCATGACTCGCTGGGTGGCATTCCGCCACGCCAGTTCATGCCACGTTTGACGACCACAACCGCCGCGGACTTCAGGAATCAACTGTCTGCTTGA
- the tnpB gene encoding IS66 family insertion sequence element accessory protein TnpB (TnpB, as the term is used for proteins encoded by IS66 family insertion elements, is considered an accessory protein, since TnpC, encoded by a neighboring gene, is a DDE family transposase.), giving the protein MDAVWLAVEPLDMRCGTEAALARVVAVFGAARPHHAYLFANRRANRMKVLVHDGIGVWLAARRLNNGKFVWPKDALGTLTLTHAQLDALVLGLPWQRIGEAGVIDLPPSAVPVVWKESGVEG; this is encoded by the coding sequence GTGGACGCGGTGTGGCTCGCTGTCGAGCCGCTGGACATGCGGTGCGGGACAGAAGCCGCCCTGGCGCGGGTCGTGGCCGTCTTCGGCGCGGCCCGTCCGCACCACGCCTACCTGTTTGCCAACCGTCGGGCCAACCGCATGAAGGTGCTCGTGCACGACGGCATCGGCGTGTGGCTGGCCGCACGGCGGCTGAACAACGGCAAGTTCGTCTGGCCCAAGGACGCCCTCGGCACCCTAACGCTCACCCACGCGCAACTCGACGCCCTCGTGCTCGGGCTGCCCTGGCAGCGCATCGGCGAAGCCGGCGTGATTGACCTGCCCCCTTCTGCCGTGCCAGTCGTATGGAAGGAGTCCGGGGTTGAAGGTTAA
- a CDS encoding IS3 family transposase (programmed frameshift) gives MRKSKFSEEQIIGFLKQAEAGIPVAEICRKGGFSDATFYKWRSKFGGMDVPDAQRLRELEAENAKLKKLLAEAHLDMHALKSVPRGKALAPRAKREAVRKMVQEHQLSERRACRLVGLSRDSYRHPPQADAQTQALAGRIVEIAHERRRFGYRRIHDLLRPEFPNVNHKRVWRLYAAANLAVRKRKKVRRPPAERLPLQAATMVNEVWSMDFVSDSLANGRRLKCLTVADDFSHECVDITVDYGISGEYVTRLLDRAARFRGYPAAVRTDNGPEFTSRAFIAWTIEHGVRHLLIQPGRPMQNGYIESFNGKFRDECLNEHWFQTLQQARETIAHWRRDYNEVRPHSSIGRIPPSRFAEQHRQHSGSAAHQPSASHEIN, from the exons ATGAGGAAGAGCAAGTTCAGCGAGGAACAGATCATCGGGTTCCTCAAGCAGGCCGAGGCCGGTATTCCGGTGGCCGAGATCTGCCGCAAGGGCGGTTTCAGCGACGCGACGTTCTACAAGTGGCGCTCCAAGTTCGGCGGCATGGACGTGCCGGACGCGCAACGGCTGCGTGAGCTGGAGGCGGAGAACGCCAAGCTCAAGAAGCTGTTGGCCGAGGCGCACCTGGACATGCACGCGCTCAAGAGCGTCC CTCGGGGTAAAGCGTTAGCCCCACGAGCCAAGCGCGAGGCGGTCCGCAAGATGGTTCAGGAACACCAACTGTCGGAGCGCCGTGCGTGTCGCCTCGTGGGGCTATCCCGCGACAGCTATCGGCACCCGCCGCAGGCCGACGCTCAGACACAGGCACTGGCCGGGCGCATCGTCGAGATCGCTCACGAACGGCGCCGGTTCGGCTACCGCCGCATCCACGACTTGTTGCGCCCGGAGTTCCCCAACGTCAACCACAAGCGTGTGTGGCGGCTGTACGCGGCGGCCAACCTGGCGGTGCGCAAGCGCAAGAAGGTTCGCAGGCCACCGGCCGAGCGCCTGCCGCTGCAGGCCGCCACGATGGTCAACGAGGTATGGAGCATGGATTTCGTCAGTGACAGCCTGGCCAATGGCCGACGACTGAAGTGCCTGACGGTCGCCGACGACTTCAGCCACGAGTGTGTTGACATCACGGTCGATTACGGCATCTCGGGTGAGTACGTCACGAGGCTGCTGGACCGTGCGGCTCGCTTCCGAGGCTACCCCGCCGCTGTGCGGACCGACAACGGGCCGGAGTTCACGAGCCGCGCCTTCATCGCGTGGACCATCGAGCACGGCGTGCGGCACCTGCTGATCCAGCCCGGCAGACCCATGCAGAACGGCTACATCGAGAGCTTCAACGGCAAGTTCCGGGACGAGTGCCTGAACGAGCATTGGTTCCAGACCCTGCAGCAGGCCCGGGAGACCATCGCGCACTGGCGACGCGACTACAACGAGGTGCGACCGCACAGCAGCATCGGACGCATCCCACCCTCGCGCTTCGCCGAACAGCACCGCCAGCATTCAGGCAGTGCTGCTCACCAACCTTCAGCTTCACACGAGATCAATTAA
- the tnpA gene encoding IS66-like element accessory protein TnpA, producing MEEAKPKRRRRHDRELKQRVLVACSEPGASVASIALAHGLNANLVHKWRRQAGTVGPVEAFVPVAVTSAGPVHREPAQAIHVELQRGPFSVRVNWPLSAAETCAAWLRELLR from the coding sequence ATGGAAGAAGCCAAGCCGAAGAGACGACGCCGCCACGACCGGGAACTGAAGCAGCGAGTGCTGGTGGCGTGCAGCGAACCAGGAGCGTCGGTGGCGAGCATCGCGCTGGCGCATGGCCTGAACGCCAACCTGGTGCACAAGTGGCGCCGCCAGGCGGGGACAGTGGGGCCTGTCGAAGCCTTCGTTCCTGTCGCCGTCACCTCTGCTGGCCCGGTACACCGGGAGCCCGCGCAAGCGATCCACGTAGAGCTGCAACGAGGCCCATTCAGCGTGCGGGTGAACTGGCCGCTCAGCGCAGCTGAGACCTGTGCGGCCTGGCTACGCGAGCTGCTGCGTTGA